Proteins encoded by one window of Pseudanabaenaceae cyanobacterium SKYG29:
- a CDS encoding tetratricopeptide repeat protein encodes MRVFYLACLLLLVCSSSLSANPQVTQWMRRGRSQWLQGNVEAAIESYQQAARLDPRNPQILNSIGFLLSQRQRYGEAIAVLQQSARLDPNNIATFLALGFALGQNRQLDEAGDAYRHVLSLDNKNIDAFKGLGFVLSQQGDWVGAEQMYRQVIRLSPRDVKAYLSLGYALQQQGNFQEAIKVYQTADRVSPLNPDLWVALGDVALRQNQIRQAQEKYQRALELNPRHGGANLAMAKLWEVQGDLERAISAYTIASRYSNNREIYRKIANLQLQRNFTAAAIVAYRQLLERFPDDAPTYLELGRIFVQQKRRSEARQMLERAAAFYSNDPSTMATVRSLLEQIQE; translated from the coding sequence ATGCGTGTTTTTTATCTTGCTTGTCTGCTGTTATTAGTCTGCTCCTCCTCTCTGTCAGCTAATCCCCAAGTGACTCAATGGATGAGACGGGGTAGAAGCCAGTGGCTACAGGGAAATGTAGAAGCAGCGATCGAGTCCTATCAACAAGCAGCACGCCTTGACCCCCGCAATCCCCAAATTCTCAATAGTATTGGTTTTCTCCTCAGTCAACGTCAGCGCTATGGGGAAGCCATTGCTGTTTTGCAGCAGTCTGCCCGTCTTGACCCCAACAATATTGCTACTTTCTTAGCCCTCGGCTTTGCTCTAGGACAGAATCGTCAACTGGACGAAGCGGGTGATGCCTACCGCCATGTTTTAAGTTTGGATAACAAAAATATCGATGCTTTCAAGGGGCTAGGGTTTGTCCTCTCCCAGCAGGGGGATTGGGTGGGGGCGGAACAGATGTATCGTCAGGTCATTCGTCTTTCTCCCCGTGATGTCAAAGCCTATCTCAGCCTGGGCTATGCCCTGCAGCAGCAAGGGAACTTTCAGGAAGCAATAAAGGTCTACCAAACTGCCGATCGGGTTTCTCCCCTCAACCCCGACCTGTGGGTGGCTCTGGGGGACGTTGCTCTGCGGCAAAATCAAATCCGTCAAGCCCAGGAAAAATACCAGCGAGCACTGGAACTCAACCCCCGTCATGGCGGCGCTAATCTGGCAATGGCGAAACTTTGGGAAGTCCAAGGAGATTTAGAGAGGGCTATTTCTGCCTACACGATCGCCAGTCGCTATAGCAATAATCGGGAAATTTATCGCAAAATTGCTAATCTCCAATTGCAAAGAAACTTCACAGCGGCAGCGATCGTTGCCTATCGTCAGTTACTGGAGCGTTTTCCCGATGATGCCCCCACTTACCTGGAGTTAGGGAGAATTTTTGTCCAACAAAAGCGCCGCAGCGAAGCCCGCCAAATGTTAGAAAGAGCTGCTGCTTTTTACAGCAATGATCCCTCTACCATGGCTACAGTTCGCTCTCTCCTAGAACAGATACAGGAGTAG
- a CDS encoding thermonuclease family protein, protein MLRTLVWGWLWLSMSILRVQYYDGANIILTQQGIKTKIHLACIKAPDVTQPAGQRSRTALKQMLDGQPFQYRVIAKDRYGRLLAEVRVGQLNVNRQMVLEGHATYYNPYSTDCEGFAAAEALARSQHKGIWSSQ, encoded by the coding sequence ATGTTGAGGACTTTGGTTTGGGGCTGGCTGTGGCTATCGATGTCAATTCTCAGAGTGCAGTACTACGATGGAGCCAACATCATCCTGACGCAGCAGGGAATAAAAACCAAAATTCATCTTGCTTGTATTAAAGCACCAGATGTTACCCAACCTGCAGGACAGCGCTCCCGTACAGCCCTTAAACAAATGCTAGACGGACAGCCTTTTCAATATCGCGTCATTGCCAAAGACCGCTATGGTAGATTGCTAGCTGAGGTTAGGGTGGGACAGTTGAATGTCAATCGCCAAATGGTCCTAGAAGGTCATGCTACTTACTACAATCCCTACAGTACTGACTGTGAAGGATTTGCGGCGGCGGAAGCCCTTGCCCGATCGCAACACAAAGGTATATGGTCGTCGCAATGA
- a CDS encoding aminotransferase class V-fold PLP-dependent enzyme — MFGARVRSLWALAPDCIFLNHGSFGATPIPVLQAQSHWQREIEGQPVAFLVKELLPHLDRSRLALAEFIQDDPHNLVFVDNATTGINTVLRSLCWQPGDKVLTTNHVYGAVRQALQFISDRYGVEIIFAPVPFPCQDILSVLLPWITADLKLIVIDHITSPTALVFPIAAIIAHAHSQGVPVLVDGAHAPGMVDLNLQQLGADWYVGNCHKWLCSAKGCAFISTQPQWQEFTHPLTISHGYQKGYQQEFNWMGTRDFSSWLALPEAIGFLQSLGLSHSRNYNRDLIYQGGNILAAALGTTMTSRPEIFMLTLPLPDRWQSYSPQELHDWLWQSHRIEVPVIAWENRLYIRISAQVYNEPRDYETLAQVLQSKL, encoded by the coding sequence GTGTTTGGGGCACGAGTCCGTTCCCTGTGGGCATTAGCCCCAGATTGTATTTTTCTTAATCATGGCTCCTTTGGGGCAACCCCTATTCCTGTCTTGCAGGCACAGTCCCACTGGCAGCGGGAAATTGAGGGGCAACCAGTGGCATTTTTAGTCAAGGAACTACTACCCCACCTCGATCGTTCCCGCCTTGCCCTGGCGGAGTTTATCCAGGATGACCCCCATAACTTGGTATTTGTGGACAATGCCACCACAGGGATCAATACAGTCTTGCGCTCGTTGTGCTGGCAGCCGGGGGATAAAGTCCTTACCACTAATCACGTCTATGGTGCAGTTAGGCAGGCACTGCAGTTTATCAGCGATCGATATGGGGTGGAAATTATTTTTGCTCCTGTTCCTTTTCCCTGTCAGGATATTTTGTCCGTCTTGCTGCCCTGGATTACTGCCGACTTAAAACTAATTGTCATCGACCACATCACTTCACCAACGGCCTTGGTTTTCCCTATCGCTGCTATCATTGCCCATGCCCACAGTCAGGGAGTACCTGTTTTAGTCGATGGAGCCCATGCGCCAGGCATGGTGGATTTGAATTTACAGCAATTGGGAGCAGATTGGTACGTAGGGAACTGTCACAAATGGCTCTGCAGCGCCAAAGGTTGTGCCTTTATTTCCACCCAACCCCAGTGGCAAGAATTTACCCATCCCCTCACCATCTCCCATGGTTACCAAAAAGGCTACCAGCAGGAATTTAACTGGATGGGTACCAGAGATTTTAGTAGTTGGTTGGCACTGCCAGAAGCGATCGGTTTTTTACAGTCTCTTGGTCTCAGCCACAGCCGTAACTACAATCGCGATTTAATTTACCAAGGGGGCAATATCTTGGCAGCCGCACTAGGTACCACCATGACCAGCCGTCCTGAGATTTTTATGCTCACCCTGCCTCTACCCGATCGCTGGCAATCCTACTCCCCCCAAGAACTACATGATTGGTTGTGGCAGTCCCATCGCATCGAGGTTCCCGTCATTGCCTGGGAAAACCGACTCTACATCAGAATTTCTGCCCAGGTGTACAACGAACCCAGGGATTATGAAACTTTAGCACAGGTTTTACAATCTAAGCTCTAA
- a CDS encoding phosphomannose isomerase type II C-terminal cupin domain — translation MNLLPESTNNVSATTIRPWGSFTVLEEGKGYKIKRIEVKPGHRLSLQMHHHRSEHWIVVSGTAKVTCGDQEIMLCSNQSTYVPQCTPHRLANPGVIPLVIIEVQNGEYLGEDDIVRFHDDYARGEDNNNGYGDRHQRPPSH, via the coding sequence ATGAACCTGCTGCCTGAATCCACCAACAATGTCAGCGCCACCACCATTAGACCCTGGGGTTCCTTTACCGTCCTAGAAGAAGGCAAGGGGTACAAGATCAAACGGATTGAAGTCAAACCCGGACATCGCTTGAGTTTACAGATGCACCATCACCGCAGCGAGCACTGGATTGTAGTTTCGGGCACGGCAAAGGTCACCTGTGGCGATCAAGAGATTATGCTCTGTAGCAATCAGTCCACCTATGTTCCCCAATGCACCCCCCATCGGCTGGCTAACCCTGGGGTCATCCCGTTAGTGATCATAGAAGTCCAAAATGGGGAATACTTAGGCGAGGACGACATTGTGCGTTTCCATGATGACTACGCCCGTGGCGAGGACAACAACAATGGCTATGGAGACCGCCATCAGCGTCCACCGTCTCACTAA
- a CDS encoding ABC transporter ATP-binding protein, with protein MTTPVARTTTMAMETAISVHRLTKTYRKGFWLNQKVTSLQECSLEVPLGVTFGLLGPNGAGKTTLLKILLGIIRPTAGSGTVLGQPLGDRSVRQRIGYLPENAYYYDYLTGWELLEFMGSLLGVPEKQKRIVELLDLVGLSQANARQKKIKEYSKGMVQRIGIAQALINDPELVFLDEPMSGLDPLGRYQMREIIQGLHRQGKTVFFNSHILSDAEAICDYIGILNQGHLVAMGKIQDLLGEEETYHVVGKGGAPDRIGQFLHQLEWHGDSWQGLLAHSPGEFLRVVEEDGGKIISLVMARQNLEEFFIQKIREGVPPIPPEEAAKPPLAA; from the coding sequence ATGACTACGCCCGTGGCGAGGACAACAACAATGGCTATGGAGACCGCCATCAGCGTCCACCGTCTCACTAAGACCTACCGCAAGGGCTTCTGGCTAAATCAAAAGGTCACTTCTCTCCAGGAATGTTCCCTGGAAGTACCCCTAGGTGTAACTTTTGGTTTGCTGGGACCCAATGGGGCGGGGAAAACTACGCTCCTAAAGATACTGCTGGGCATCATTCGTCCCACCGCAGGCAGTGGTACTGTACTAGGGCAACCGTTAGGCGATCGCAGTGTGCGACAGCGGATTGGTTACCTGCCTGAAAATGCCTACTACTACGACTACCTAACAGGGTGGGAATTGCTGGAATTCATGGGGTCACTGCTAGGAGTACCAGAAAAACAGAAACGGATTGTGGAATTACTTGACCTCGTAGGTTTATCCCAGGCCAACGCCCGCCAGAAAAAAATCAAGGAATATTCCAAGGGGATGGTACAGAGAATTGGCATTGCCCAAGCCCTGATCAATGACCCTGAACTGGTATTTTTGGATGAACCCATGTCGGGGTTAGACCCCCTAGGGCGTTACCAAATGCGGGAGATCATCCAAGGGCTGCACCGCCAAGGGAAAACTGTCTTTTTTAATAGCCACATCCTCTCTGATGCCGAGGCAATTTGTGACTACATAGGTATTCTCAACCAGGGACATCTGGTAGCGATGGGCAAAATCCAAGACCTCTTGGGGGAAGAGGAGACCTATCATGTTGTGGGCAAGGGGGGAGCGCCCGATCGGATTGGGCAATTTCTCCACCAGCTGGAATGGCACGGGGATAGCTGGCAGGGCTTATTGGCACATTCCCCGGGGGAGTTTTTGAGGGTAGTGGAGGAAGATGGCGGTAAGATCATCAGTTTGGTAATGGCAAGACAAAACCTAGAAGAGTTCTTTATCCAGAAAATCAGGGAAGGGGTACCCCCCATTCCCCCCGAAGAAGCAGCTAAGCCACCTCTGGCGGCGTAA
- a CDS encoding DUF3119 family protein, with product MVTSEITQISPSYALPVIIAGIAIPLWFVLPWLSGLLALFGVFLLFQAATLRLVFTSSALDIYRGDKIIRHFPYQDWRAWRIFYPSVPILFYFREVKSIHFLPMLFDVHELSACLHRHCPQDQLK from the coding sequence ATGGTTACTTCTGAAATCACGCAAATTTCCCCTAGTTACGCCCTGCCTGTTATTATTGCTGGCATAGCCATTCCTCTATGGTTTGTTTTACCTTGGCTAAGTGGATTGCTGGCTTTGTTTGGTGTGTTTTTGCTGTTCCAAGCTGCTACTCTACGCTTAGTATTTACTAGCAGTGCTTTAGATATTTATCGCGGTGACAAAATAATTAGACACTTTCCCTACCAAGACTGGCGAGCATGGCGGATTTTCTATCCCTCTGTCCCTATTTTGTTTTATTTCCGTGAGGTGAAGAGTATTCATTTTTTACCAATGTTGTTTGATGTCCATGAACTCAGTGCCTGCCTGCACCGTCATTGCCCGCAGGATCAGTTAAAATAA
- a CDS encoding DUF3352 domain-containing protein, which yields MQKQRVIAVLGVIAALALLIGFSLWGRVLALRPAPVLVGQKSQPLATKFISKQAPLVASLLVNPDRLGLAARLFTAPSHRRQLRQEWQAWHSLIQQNWLVDYDRYISAWAGDELTLAVTTADLDRDGSNGLQPGYLIAVAIAQPQRARRDLERFWQNLAAQGANLLFEQHEGIPIITTDTTPSVAGATLGNYAIFANDVRVIRNAINDLQVSDLSLANSSRYRTILANLKEKRIGFAFINLTELGDWGTTAGFLGTPVQVLPAASVGVGLRVKNGQVEGEVLLVGDRPWTESASSPTAANGLVKLLPPHTTVLAGHDLQTTWQNLRASLTPYPGLQQLVQKLVDDLGQAIGFNLETDIFTWVRGDYALAIGADSNWLFLAAKTPDVNTSAALENLDKDAQQRLTVGKINLKNHELTVWTDLQASDPTIVKGRVHAVHSSTDRVVGFASSVPVLIAALDGSTTPAPLPKQDFAHFDRAVALPAFTDLLQETMPTLPNLVSPLLHHLQSVTIARLPSSTNTVLRGQIFLQLQ from the coding sequence ATGCAGAAGCAAAGAGTAATTGCTGTGCTAGGAGTGATAGCTGCCCTAGCCTTATTAATTGGGTTTAGTCTGTGGGGACGGGTTTTAGCCCTGCGTCCTGCCCCTGTTTTGGTGGGGCAAAAGAGTCAGCCCTTAGCCACGAAGTTTATTTCTAAGCAGGCTCCCCTAGTGGCTTCCCTACTGGTGAACCCCGATCGGTTGGGTCTGGCAGCCCGGCTGTTTACAGCTCCCTCCCACAGGCGGCAATTGCGACAGGAATGGCAGGCATGGCACTCCCTGATTCAGCAAAATTGGTTGGTGGACTACGATCGTTATATCAGTGCCTGGGCAGGGGATGAACTGACGTTAGCGGTGACGACGGCTGACCTCGATCGGGATGGCAGTAATGGTTTACAGCCTGGTTACCTGATTGCTGTGGCAATAGCCCAGCCCCAACGGGCGCGGCGGGATTTGGAACGGTTTTGGCAAAATTTGGCAGCCCAAGGGGCAAACCTCCTATTTGAGCAGCATGAGGGTATTCCCATTATCACTACTGATACTACGCCCAGTGTGGCAGGGGCGACTTTGGGTAACTATGCCATTTTTGCTAATGATGTGCGGGTAATTCGCAATGCTATCAATGACTTGCAGGTATCGGACTTGTCTTTGGCTAATTCTTCCCGCTATCGCACTATCCTGGCTAATCTCAAGGAAAAGCGGATAGGGTTTGCTTTCATCAATTTGACCGAATTGGGGGATTGGGGAACAACCGCAGGTTTTCTCGGTACGCCTGTCCAGGTACTACCTGCTGCTAGTGTGGGTGTGGGCTTGAGGGTGAAAAATGGTCAAGTGGAAGGAGAAGTCCTGCTGGTTGGCGATCGTCCCTGGACTGAGTCTGCTTCCTCCCCCACTGCTGCCAATGGGTTAGTTAAACTACTGCCGCCCCACACTACTGTTTTAGCAGGACATGACCTCCAGACTACCTGGCAGAATCTGCGGGCAAGTTTGACTCCCTATCCTGGTTTACAACAACTGGTGCAAAAATTGGTGGATGACCTGGGGCAGGCGATCGGCTTTAACTTGGAAACCGACATCTTTACCTGGGTCAGGGGAGACTATGCCCTTGCGATTGGGGCAGACTCCAATTGGCTTTTCCTTGCTGCTAAAACCCCAGATGTCAACACTAGTGCTGCCCTGGAAAACCTAGACAAAGACGCGCAACAGCGCCTCACCGTCGGCAAAATTAATCTCAAAAACCACGAACTGACCGTCTGGACGGATTTGCAAGCTAGTGACCCCACTATCGTCAAAGGACGTGTCCACGCTGTACATAGTAGTACCGATCGGGTGGTGGGTTTTGCTAGTTCTGTCCCTGTCTTGATTGCTGCCCTAGATGGCTCTACTACCCCTGCTCCTCTACCCAAACAGGACTTTGCCCATTTCGATCGGGCGGTAGCACTACCCGCCTTCACTGACCTACTGCAGGAGACCATGCCCACCTTACCCAACTTGGTTAGCCCCCTCCTGCATCATTTACAATCAGTAACGATCGCTCGTTTACCCAGTTCTACCAACACGGTGCTAAGGGGGCAAATCTTCCTACAACTGCAATGA
- a CDS encoding DUF3177 family protein, translated as MRELVWLDFRLSIVVAVLAPLVLLVGAALSRNRVIYNMLVTYWRVSSLLGITIFLLIGSLPIAFLVGWVARILIPVSLWWWRDLNAELQKQRGPLRSAFLAWRWGITAYFAAGTVMGLLFLPCAFLPPTEFTDTCRLVLEVPLLFKQLVFYSIPIPNLRAFGIAMLVVFLIFFSSYLLFTFPERGRLYK; from the coding sequence GTGCGCGAATTAGTGTGGCTAGATTTTCGGTTATCGATCGTGGTAGCAGTGCTTGCTCCATTGGTACTATTGGTGGGGGCAGCTCTGAGTAGGAACAGAGTCATTTACAATATGCTGGTTACCTATTGGCGGGTCAGCAGTCTGCTGGGCATTACAATTTTTCTGTTGATTGGCAGTTTACCGATCGCCTTTTTGGTAGGCTGGGTGGCACGCATTTTAATTCCTGTTTCCCTGTGGTGGTGGCGTGACCTCAATGCAGAATTACAGAAACAGCGGGGGCCATTACGGAGTGCATTCCTGGCGTGGCGGTGGGGAATCACCGCCTATTTTGCGGCAGGTACAGTTATGGGTTTATTGTTTCTGCCCTGTGCCTTTCTCCCCCCAACGGAATTTACCGATACCTGCAGACTAGTCCTGGAAGTGCCCCTGTTGTTCAAACAACTGGTGTTTTACTCCATCCCTATCCCTAACCTCAGGGCCTTTGGCATTGCCATGCTGGTTGTGTTCCTCATCTTTTTTAGTTCTTATCTCTTATTTACTTTCCCAGAGCGAGGCAGGCTCTATAAATAA
- a CDS encoding cysteine synthase A — MICDGFCGTIGNTPLIEMPTLSQATGCRILGKAEFLNPGGSVKDRAALFMVLAAEKQGILKPGGTIVEGTAGNTGIGLTLVGNARGYRTVIVMPSNQSPEKIELLRTLGAEVELVPPVPFANPQNYYHVARQRAEELENAFWANQFENTANADAHYYTTGAEIWQQTNGEVDGIIMSAGTGGTIGGVSQYLKEKNSQIATYLIDPPGSGLYSFVTTGQFKAEGNSITEGIGINRETANFRRSKLDGAMQGTDQEVVEMAHYLLKREGLFVGSSAALNVVGAVRLARILGRNKTIVTILCDGGGRYQSRLFNREWLAAKGLTPTATGLEFLGD; from the coding sequence ATGATATGTGATGGCTTCTGCGGCACGATCGGCAATACTCCCCTGATCGAAATGCCTACCCTTTCCCAGGCTACGGGCTGTCGGATTTTGGGCAAAGCAGAATTTCTCAACCCTGGGGGCAGCGTCAAGGACAGGGCAGCTCTGTTTATGGTGTTGGCAGCGGAAAAGCAGGGTATCCTTAAACCAGGGGGCACGATCGTAGAAGGCACAGCGGGCAATACAGGCATTGGTCTAACCCTGGTAGGCAATGCGCGGGGGTATCGCACAGTAATTGTTATGCCTAGCAACCAGTCCCCCGAAAAGATTGAATTATTGCGCACCCTGGGGGCAGAAGTGGAGCTAGTTCCCCCCGTACCCTTCGCCAATCCCCAGAATTACTACCATGTAGCGCGCCAGCGGGCAGAGGAACTAGAAAATGCCTTCTGGGCAAATCAGTTTGAGAATACTGCCAATGCCGATGCCCACTACTACACCACCGGTGCAGAAATCTGGCAGCAGACCAATGGGGAAGTTGATGGCATTATCATGTCGGCAGGCACAGGGGGCACGATCGGGGGTGTCAGCCAATATCTCAAAGAAAAGAACAGTCAAATTGCCACTTACTTGATTGACCCCCCTGGCTCTGGTCTCTATAGTTTTGTGACCACGGGACAGTTCAAAGCAGAGGGAAATTCGATTACAGAGGGCATCGGTATTAATCGGGAAACTGCTAATTTCCGCCGCAGTAAGCTAGACGGGGCAATGCAGGGCACAGACCAGGAGGTGGTAGAGATGGCACATTATTTACTCAAACGGGAAGGACTATTTGTCGGCAGTTCCGCGGCACTGAATGTGGTGGGAGCGGTGCGGTTAGCGAGAATCCTGGGACGCAATAAAACAATCGTGACCATTCTGTGCGATGGGGGGGGACGGTACCAAAGTCGGCTGTTCAATAGGGAATGGCTAGCAGCCAAGGGACTGACTCCCACTGCCACAGGTTTGGAATTTCTGGGGGACTAG
- a CDS encoding type III pantothenate kinase, which produces MTENWLALNLGNSRLHWAILQGKTLLDWGDDPYDRLLPLNPHQFHRILIASVNPRQLSPWANLPHSKVLTLADVPLPHSYPTLGIDRALAAWGAIHRYGTPVLVIDCGTAITLTAIDELGNLAGGAIFPGIEILRQSYRQRLPHLPTVPLPDQPPPLWSHNTPGAIASGMFHFIAAGLHKFINDRSCLTLFTGGDGQYWQQHFPSSHFDPHLVFWGMAEL; this is translated from the coding sequence ATGACGGAAAACTGGCTCGCCCTCAACTTGGGCAACTCCCGCCTGCACTGGGCAATTCTACAAGGTAAAACCCTCCTAGACTGGGGCGATGACCCCTACGATCGATTACTCCCCCTCAATCCCCATCAGTTCCACCGTATTTTGATAGCCAGTGTCAATCCCCGGCAGTTGTCTCCCTGGGCAAACTTACCCCACAGTAAAGTCCTCACCCTGGCTGATGTTCCCCTCCCCCACTCCTATCCCACCCTGGGCATCGATCGGGCTTTGGCTGCCTGGGGGGCAATTCATCGCTACGGTACCCCTGTTTTAGTGATTGACTGCGGTACAGCAATTACCCTAACTGCCATTGATGAACTGGGTAACCTTGCGGGGGGGGCAATTTTCCCTGGTATAGAAATACTGCGTCAATCCTACCGCCAACGCCTGCCCCATTTACCCACCGTCCCGCTCCCTGATCAACCGCCACCCTTGTGGAGCCACAACACCCCTGGAGCAATTGCCAGTGGTATGTTCCATTTCATCGCAGCAGGTTTGCACAAATTTATCAACGATCGGTCTTGTCTGACCCTATTCACGGGCGGGGATGGGCAGTATTGGCAACAACACTTTCCTAGCAGCCACTTTGACCCCCACCTAGTCTTCTGGGGGATGGCAGAACTATAA
- a CDS encoding M48 family metallopeptidase, translating into MTRRWLKVAITFTAIFLLSLSVSTQTAQAFSWLDFLLRGVQIIQISNISEQEEVALGGQIDQRIRRQVKISSNAQANELVKTIGAELVPHSDRPQIPYTFQVVEDPEINAFATLGGYVYVNTGTIAAADNRAQLAAVIAHEIGHIAGRHSLEQLKQAAIAEGILTLVGADRNELVRLGTAIGVTLPRSREDEFDADRRGLFNLARAGYAPQAMPKFMEKLGSAATGLVDLNFLSTHPPVPDRIAFLNSLIQEHNLQGSKGLDDASYQQTWRNFPGEARQKRQGGSTLKLRLQ; encoded by the coding sequence ATGACTAGGCGGTGGCTAAAAGTAGCTATCACTTTCACGGCAATCTTTTTACTTTCTCTGAGTGTTTCTACTCAGACAGCCCAGGCATTTAGCTGGTTAGATTTTCTATTGCGGGGGGTACAAATTATCCAAATATCTAACATCTCAGAACAGGAGGAGGTAGCTCTAGGGGGGCAGATTGACCAACGGATTCGTCGCCAGGTGAAAATCAGCAGCAATGCCCAGGCTAATGAACTAGTAAAAACCATCGGTGCAGAGTTAGTCCCCCATTCCGATCGTCCCCAAATTCCCTATACGTTCCAGGTAGTAGAAGACCCAGAAATTAACGCCTTTGCTACCCTAGGGGGTTATGTCTATGTTAATACGGGTACGATCGCTGCCGCTGACAACCGCGCCCAACTGGCAGCAGTAATTGCCCATGAAATTGGACACATTGCCGGCCGACATAGTTTGGAACAGCTGAAGCAGGCAGCTATTGCCGAGGGAATTCTCACTCTGGTGGGAGCCGACCGCAACGAGTTAGTGCGTCTAGGGACAGCCATTGGCGTTACCTTGCCCCGCAGCCGAGAGGATGAATTTGATGCCGATCGCCGTGGTCTCTTCAACCTAGCAAGAGCGGGCTACGCTCCCCAAGCCATGCCCAAATTTATGGAAAAGTTAGGCAGTGCAGCGACTGGTCTAGTTGACCTTAATTTTTTAAGTACCCATCCCCCCGTTCCCGATCGGATTGCCTTCCTCAACAGTTTGATCCAAGAGCATAATCTCCAGGGCAGCAAGGGACTAGATGATGCTAGCTACCAACAAACCTGGCGGAATTTTCCTGGGGAAGCTCGTCAGAAACGGCAGGGAGGCTCTACACTGAAATTGCGGTTACAGTGA
- a CDS encoding cobalt-precorrin-6A reductase produces the protein MSLVFTLSLSSPAVWKCSKSKLLVLGGTGDAVKFVHQFVSLCPQVEVITSLAGRTAQPQNLQGTVRIGGFGGVLGLVDYLRQEKIDFVVDLTHPCAGQIKHHAFLACRLAQVPYLLFCRPPWLPTPADRWISVDRLEAVPAALPPTAQRVFITTGRQNLTPFLHLPHLWFLIRSVDPPTLEIPNSEVILDRGPFTLERELALLQEYRIDTIVTKNSGGDATYAKILAARQLHLPVVMVQRPPLPPAPVVSSLAAVLDQAVSFFHQDLQSSNPCLQ, from the coding sequence ATGTCATTGGTGTTCACGTTGAGCCTATCTTCACCAGCAGTGTGGAAATGTTCTAAGTCTAAGTTACTAGTTCTAGGGGGGACAGGGGATGCCGTCAAATTTGTGCACCAGTTTGTCTCTCTTTGTCCCCAGGTGGAGGTAATTACTTCCCTAGCGGGGCGGACTGCCCAGCCCCAGAATTTACAGGGCACAGTTAGAATTGGGGGATTTGGTGGGGTACTAGGTCTGGTTGATTATTTAAGGCAAGAGAAGATTGATTTTGTTGTTGACCTCACCCATCCCTGTGCAGGACAAATTAAACATCACGCTTTTCTGGCTTGCCGTCTTGCCCAGGTGCCCTATCTATTGTTTTGCCGTCCCCCTTGGTTACCTACCCCCGCCGATCGCTGGATTTCTGTCGATCGTTTAGAAGCTGTCCCCGCCGCCCTTCCCCCTACAGCCCAAAGAGTATTTATTACTACGGGCAGGCAAAACTTGACTCCCTTTCTCCACTTACCCCATTTATGGTTTTTGATCCGATCGGTTGACCCCCCTACCCTAGAAATTCCCAACAGTGAGGTGATTCTCGATCGGGGTCCTTTTACCCTGGAAAGGGAATTGGCATTGTTACAGGAGTACAGAATTGATACGATCGTGACTAAAAATAGCGGTGGTGATGCCACCTATGCCAAAATTTTAGCGGCACGACAGTTGCACTTACCCGTGGTGATGGTACAACGTCCCCCCTTGCCCCCTGCCCCCGTTGTCTCTTCCTTGGCAGCGGTCCTAGACCAGGCAGTGAGTTTTTTTCACCAGGATTTACAAAGCTCTAACCCCTGTCTACAATAA
- a CDS encoding 50S ribosomal protein L32 has translation MAVPKKRTSKAKSATRKAVWKAKARKAAQKALSLGKAILTGNNRSFIYPQAEEEEEE, from the coding sequence ATGGCAGTTCCCAAAAAACGCACCTCTAAAGCCAAGTCCGCTACCCGCAAAGCCGTGTGGAAGGCTAAAGCCCGTAAAGCTGCCCAAAAAGCCCTATCCCTGGGCAAAGCAATTCTGACAGGCAATAACCGCAGCTTTATCTATCCCCAGGCTGAGGAAGAGGAAGAAGAGTAG